One genomic region from Frateuria soli encodes:
- the fabF gene encoding beta-ketoacyl-ACP synthase II, with protein MSRRRVVVTGMGIISPVGNDIATAWDNILNGVSGIGQVTHFDATGYATRIAGQVRDFDPAQWMPPKDVKKMDPFIHYGIAAGTQALRDSGLEVTEANAPRIGVAVGAGIGGLNTIEDTSIELHEKGPRRVSPFFVPSSIINMVSGHLSIMFGLKGPNIACVTACTTATHNIGLAMRMIQYGDADVMLAGGAEFATTGTAMAGFCSAKAMSTRNDEPTRASRPWDKDRDGFVLSDGAGVLMLEEYEHAKARGARIYAELVGFGMSGDAYHITAPSEGGEGAARCMQAALDDAGVEPDQVQYINAHGTSTPLGDLGEVMAAKKVFGEHAYKLAMSSTKSTTGHLLGAAGGVEAIFTILALRDQVLPPTINLDEPGEGCDLDFVPHTARKADLDVAISNSFGFGGTNGTLVFRRH; from the coding sequence GTGAGTAGACGGCGTGTTGTAGTGACCGGCATGGGCATCATTTCGCCGGTCGGCAATGACATCGCCACGGCCTGGGACAATATCCTCAATGGCGTCAGCGGCATCGGCCAGGTGACCCATTTCGACGCTACCGGCTATGCCACGCGCATCGCCGGGCAGGTGCGCGACTTCGATCCGGCACAGTGGATGCCGCCGAAGGACGTCAAGAAGATGGATCCCTTCATCCACTACGGCATCGCGGCCGGCACGCAGGCGCTGCGCGATTCGGGGCTGGAGGTCACCGAGGCCAACGCCCCGCGCATCGGCGTGGCGGTCGGTGCCGGCATCGGCGGCCTGAACACCATCGAGGACACGTCCATCGAGCTGCACGAAAAGGGCCCGCGCCGCGTGTCGCCCTTCTTCGTACCCAGCTCGATCATCAACATGGTGTCGGGCCATCTGTCGATCATGTTCGGCCTCAAGGGTCCGAACATCGCCTGCGTCACCGCGTGCACCACGGCCACCCACAACATCGGACTGGCCATGCGCATGATCCAGTACGGCGATGCCGACGTGATGCTCGCCGGTGGTGCCGAGTTCGCCACCACCGGCACCGCGATGGCCGGCTTCTGCTCGGCCAAGGCCATGTCCACCCGCAACGACGAGCCGACCAGGGCGAGCCGTCCGTGGGACAAGGACCGTGACGGCTTCGTGCTGTCCGACGGCGCCGGCGTGCTGATGCTGGAGGAGTACGAACACGCCAAGGCGCGCGGCGCGAGGATCTACGCCGAGCTGGTCGGCTTCGGCATGAGTGGCGACGCCTACCACATCACCGCGCCCAGCGAGGGCGGCGAGGGCGCCGCGCGCTGTATGCAGGCGGCGCTGGACGACGCGGGCGTCGAGCCGGACCAGGTGCAGTACATCAACGCGCACGGCACCTCCACGCCGCTGGGCGACCTGGGCGAGGTGATGGCGGCCAAGAAGGTGTTCGGCGAACACGCCTACAAGCTGGCGATGAGCTCGACCAAGTCGACCACCGGCCATCTGCTGGGTGCGGCGGGCGGCGTCGAGGCGATCTTCACCATCCTGGCGCTGCGCGACCAGGTGCTGCCGCCGACGATCAACCTGGACGAACCGGGCGAAGGCTGCGACCTCGACTTCGTGCCGCACACGGCGCGCAAGGCCGATCTCGACGTGGCGATCTCCAATTCGTTCGGCTTTGGCGGGACCAACGGCACGCTCGTCTTCCGCCGCCACTGA
- the acpP gene encoding acyl carrier protein, protein MSTIEERVKKIVIEQLGVKEDEVTANASFVDDLGADSLDTVELVMALEEEFETEIPDEEAEKITTVQQAVDYIKAHTKD, encoded by the coding sequence ATGAGCACCATCGAAGAGCGCGTCAAGAAGATCGTCATCGAGCAGCTGGGCGTGAAGGAAGACGAAGTCACGGCGAACGCTTCGTTCGTGGACGACCTGGGCGCCGATTCGCTGGACACGGTGGAACTGGTGATGGCCCTCGAGGAAGAGTTCGAGACCGAGATCCCGGACGAGGAAGCCGAGAAGATCACCACCGTTCAGCAGGCCGTGGATTACATCAAGGCCCACACCAAGGACTGA